TGCAGTTTTACATACCAATTTCAAATTTAGATTGTAGTTAGATTTAAAGGTTAAATAACAGAATTTAGAATTGGTGTTTGCTTTAATTATATGTTACAATGTTTAGCGCATACATGTTTCTTCGGGTAATTGCTCTATGCATGGTAATTCAATATATGCATAATTGATGAAAGTGGCGGAGGAATATATTCGGATACGTATTAGAAAGGtgaaaatcaaatattatttcgATTACGGTAGAAAAGTagcaatttcttttttttaatctatatctTAAATCTTTATTTCTTAAATTTGAACTAAAATCCAAAATCTGAAAGCTTTACATTTCaaatattcatatatatatatatatatatatatatatgctaaGAACATAATATGACCAACTAAAATTATGGGAAGAGAAAATTTCATTCATCAATATAACATACACAAGGACAATTCTGAGATGCAAAACCTATTAACGGAGAATATGTTCCAAATGTCAAAATTTACCTGCTTGAAATTACTCCAAACATTACAATCAGGGCCACGTCCATCACGTACTACCCTTATATCGATATCAGCTCCCTGAACATATACAATTTGTAATCAAAATATGCAACAAGTTTGCATGAATTTCCAAACAGATTCAAATTTAGCCAGAGAATAGCATAAAAGAGTGAAAAGAAGTACAAAACCATAGTAATTGCTCCAAAGTGAGCTGCAGCAACAAGAATGCTTCCAGTGCCAACAAAGGGGTCATATATGAGCTTTCCTGGTGTGACCAACCCCTGATTAGCCATTAAGAAAGCCATTTCAGCATCCATGGCTGTTGGGCCAAGATATTTGCGGCTTTTTAACTCGTAAGTTGGTATCAGCTTCCTATCAGCACCGCCAATTTCGCGGCCAAAGAAAATTCTTCTTTGAGCAACTGGTGGCAACCCATTATTAACTCCGTAATTATCAGTTTCCATGAGCCAGAACTTGTACTCTGGGTTTTTTAAATTAACCCGTCCCTGTAAGAGTAGTTAGATTTGAACCATGAGACTCTATAAGAACTTTCAAGCTCATTCTATTCATCGAAGAATGATAATTCTACAAGTATCATATAATCGTGTGCATTAGCCTTAGAGTAAGTTGTGTCTGTCCCAGTCAACAATAATGCTCTCCTTAACATGCATTTCATCTTACTAACGCAGAAATATAGTACCAAAACTGTTTAGTTTTGttaatgaaattgaaaaggtAACACTTAAATCAATAGCTCTAAGACTGAGAAATTAAATAAGTAATCATTGAAAAACACTTTCTtgaaaaaagtaaaagtaaaagaaaagcCTATAGAAACAAGAAAGACTAATGATGTTGAAGTTTAAAATGCAAAGTCTTAGACAGAAAACCACTATTCGAAGAATTCTGCAATAAATATAATTCTAACTGCCCACATCAAAAGCAACAAAATTACAATTGACAATGCTAAATCGTTGCTGCCTCAGACAACTGCAACTAAAAACAGGTTAATTGCTTTGTCAGAAGATAGTGATTCACTGAATAAACCACAAATAAATGCTATCACTTGGACCAATACATAGCTTCTCATTATTCTACCCTTTCAAGGGATAGATGGCTGttcatgtttaattatttttgtttgggAGGGCGCACCAGCAAGGTACTATTCTCTGGTCCTCCGGCGAATTTCATACATACTAGTGAAATTATCTTTGTAATCCTCTGAAGCGAATCATTTGACAGTAGATACCAATTCTAGCCTATCTGTTTACTAACTTTATGCAACAGCAAGACACTACTCTCTAGTCCTTTGGTAAATCCTAAGCTTGTGAAGTTACCTTATGTTTTTCCTCTAAAGAGAATCATTCAAACATTTGATGCATTTACGTTAAACTGAATCCTGACAGAATCAAGGCACTTCTTGCCATCAATtgaattttctttcaaaaaaactttaattttcttatggaaaaagaaaaagaaacaatttGAATTGAATAACAGCAATTACAGTTATACTTTCAAAATGAGTTAAACTCTTGCATTTTCCGTAAGCTTCCCAAAGACTCTCAACATCCAACTCAAACTAAAAGCACAAAACAACGATAAAAAACACACCTTGAAAGGAATATAAGCAAGCCCTTTAATCCGCTGATTTTGCTCGTCAAAGCTAAGTACTTTCCCAAAGGTATCAACAATAATCCTGAAAGTGGAATCAGGGCTCAAATAGGGTAACTTTCTATCATCTGGATATCCCATTATAGCTTCTTTGAGTTCCTCGCCGTCACCTCCCTCTCCCCAAATCTCATACATTCCTTTCACCAGTATACCTAACAAACACACAACAACAATAACTAAACACATAACCAACACCCAAAAAACATACAATCCATCAAATCAAAACCCACTTCAATaattaacaaattcaaactgaACGCAATTCAAAAAGCAGCTTAAACTAATACCCAGTACagataaacaaattaagttAATACCCAGTTCAAAAGTTGGCATATTGAACATTAAATCAaggaaaaaagagagaaaaaaaaatacttcgATCGGCAATGTTGGCAGCAATATGTTCATTTGGAAGATTGACAAAGTGAAAAGGCGAATCGGGATGGTGATGCAGAGGAAGCTTCCAGTCTAAGGATGAATCTGTAACACCAAAAAGTTGAGAAAGAGACTCAACTTCTGGTTTTCTATAATCTAATAACCTGTGGTAAAATACGCACAGATAccacatttttattttcaaatttaggTTATTTGTTGCTGTTTTAATGTAAGTTAACAGAAACACATAAATCTCTAAGCTAAAACCCTACATAACTTTACTCAACGGGAGAGTAACCAGGAGTTGTCCACTCcagttttcttttttttttcttttttttccaaCTGAGTAGACTCTACTCAAATTTTAAAGGGATGATAACAAaagtatctaaaattttaaaaatatttacaaaaatacatgtatattttttttaattacaaaaatacgagtggtttaaaattaattacaaaactactaaaa
This region of Mercurialis annua linkage group LG1-X, ddMerAnnu1.2, whole genome shotgun sequence genomic DNA includes:
- the LOC126686952 gene encoding uncharacterized protein LOC126686952, whose protein sequence is MWYLCVFYHRLLDYRKPEVESLSQLFGVTDSSLDWKLPLHHHPDSPFHFVNLPNEHIAANIADRSILVKGMYEIWGEGGDGEELKEAIMGYPDDRKLPYLSPDSTFRIIVDTFGKVLSFDEQNQRIKGLAYIPFKGRVNLKNPEYKFWLMETDNYGVNNGLPPVAQRRIFFGREIGGADRKLIPTYELKSRKYLGPTAMDAEMAFLMANQGLVTPGKLIYDPFVGTGSILVAAAHFGAITMGADIDIRVVRDGRGPDCNVWSNFKQYGLPSPVGLLRADNNLPPWRSGLKEMFDAIICDPPYGVRAGGRKSGGRKLLKGTVGPYTVPDDKRSGHIPSTGGYCLAECIHDLLDLAGRMLVMGGRLVCFYPVLRDDENVEVQFPEHPCLKLVASSEQILSSRYSRVLLTMVKIKPYSDEIGEAARLQHLEFKENHLKWLEEGNLVHSSVFGPADPQINGVADSKSFKEGKQKYRGKYV